In Sporosarcina psychrophila, a genomic segment contains:
- the dnaG gene encoding DNA primase: MTRIPEETIEAVRSKTDIVDLIGEYVQLTKRGKNWFGLCPFHDESSPSFSVTEDKQLFHCFGCGASGNAITFIMDIENSPFTEAVVKLAERTGIEIDATVGEGSGAKQHNEFKSMIEAHALAANFYSHLLLNTVEGEEALEYLEKRGFTRESIEKYGIGWSLNDNEALSGLLKRKSFDMRDMERAGLCIMKDDGTGYFDRFRARIMFPLHDDNGNVVAFSGRILTGSKQEAKYLNSPETPIFEKSHILYNFHNARLNVRKTGKVILFEGFMDTISADRAGVTNSVAVMGTSLSDTHLLKLKRIAKDLIICCDGDDAGWEAAKRFADMATQKGLDVKIALLPGKMDPDDYITEHGGDAFREKVIGNPHSFMSFIMAYAKRSKNLSYENDVLQYIHEVLEELAKRSSPVERDLYFRQLSTVTGVSIEAINQQFIKMAGHQAKKAKTEPKHGETMRPQPTVPIRKKTGTERAERLLLFHLLSDGELFDRIRLDKQNLFVREDYVAIFIRLAGFYEQHGIPDFHRFAESLEDRELRKIVLESAMVERDPEHAAEEIADCISHLEKYKISLTIHAKIHESKEAEKINDHTRALELAREIIQLRKSLTTL; this comes from the coding sequence ATGACGAGAATACCAGAAGAGACTATAGAAGCCGTCCGATCAAAGACTGATATTGTAGATTTAATTGGAGAATATGTGCAACTTACAAAAAGAGGAAAGAACTGGTTCGGGCTTTGCCCGTTTCACGATGAAAGTTCACCTTCTTTCTCAGTTACAGAAGATAAACAACTCTTCCATTGTTTCGGATGTGGCGCTAGTGGAAATGCGATTACCTTCATTATGGATATTGAAAATAGCCCTTTCACCGAAGCCGTTGTAAAGCTCGCTGAACGAACTGGTATTGAAATCGATGCTACAGTGGGTGAAGGATCCGGAGCAAAGCAGCATAATGAATTTAAATCTATGATTGAAGCGCATGCTCTTGCTGCAAACTTTTATAGTCATCTACTCCTAAACACTGTAGAAGGTGAAGAAGCACTAGAATATCTTGAAAAAAGAGGGTTTACGAGAGAGAGTATCGAAAAATATGGAATCGGGTGGTCGCTAAATGATAATGAAGCGCTGTCGGGTCTACTAAAGCGTAAGAGTTTCGATATGAGGGATATGGAACGTGCTGGGCTTTGCATCATGAAAGACGATGGGACTGGCTATTTTGACAGATTTCGAGCACGTATCATGTTCCCGCTTCATGACGACAATGGTAACGTTGTAGCATTTTCTGGACGTATACTTACCGGTTCAAAACAGGAAGCCAAATACCTAAATAGTCCCGAAACCCCAATATTCGAAAAGAGTCATATTCTGTACAATTTTCACAATGCACGTCTTAACGTCCGGAAAACGGGTAAAGTAATACTGTTTGAAGGATTTATGGACACGATATCGGCTGATCGTGCTGGTGTGACGAATAGTGTTGCCGTAATGGGCACATCTTTATCAGATACACATCTGCTGAAATTAAAAAGAATTGCTAAAGATCTTATCATTTGCTGTGACGGAGATGATGCTGGATGGGAAGCGGCAAAACGATTCGCAGACATGGCCACCCAAAAAGGGTTGGATGTTAAAATCGCGTTGTTGCCTGGAAAGATGGACCCCGACGACTACATCACAGAGCATGGCGGTGATGCATTTCGCGAAAAGGTCATCGGTAATCCCCATTCATTCATGTCATTCATAATGGCATATGCAAAGCGATCAAAGAACCTATCTTATGAAAACGATGTGTTGCAATATATCCATGAAGTATTGGAAGAATTAGCGAAGCGTTCATCGCCAGTAGAGCGGGATCTTTATTTCCGGCAGCTTTCAACCGTGACTGGTGTATCAATCGAAGCCATTAATCAGCAGTTTATAAAAATGGCGGGACATCAAGCGAAGAAAGCAAAAACAGAACCAAAGCATGGGGAAACTATGCGTCCTCAACCTACTGTTCCAATCAGAAAGAAGACCGGTACTGAGCGTGCAGAGCGATTGTTGCTCTTTCACCTGTTAAGTGATGGGGAATTGTTTGATCGAATACGATTGGACAAGCAAAACCTGTTCGTTCGAGAAGATTATGTTGCTATCTTCATTCGGCTCGCTGGGTTTTATGAACAACACGGAATACCTGATTTCCACAGGTTTGCGGAATCGTTGGAAGACCGAGAACTTAGAAAAATTGTATTAGAATCTGCAATGGTGGAAAGAGATCCTGAACACGCTGCGGAAGAAATAGCTGATTGTATCAGTCACCTTGAAAAATATAAAATTAGTTTGACAATCCATGCAAAGATCCATGAATCGAAAGAAGCAGAAAAAATAAATGATCATACCCGGGCGCTGGAGCTGGCCAGGGAAATTATACAGCTCCGGAAATCATTGACGACATTGTAG
- a CDS encoding acyl-CoA dehydrogenase family protein: MNFDLTEEQQMIKKMIREFADEVVAPGAIDRDRTKEFPVQVFKQLSEMGMMGLPFSEEYGGGGADTVSFAIVTEELSRACASTGITYSAHISLGGAPLNLFGTEEQKQRYLTPICTGESLGAFGLTESNAGSDAGGTQTTAKEDGDDYVITGSKVFITNASYAKHLAITAITGNEDGKKEISAIIVPTDAEGFTVIDNYEKMGLNASNTTELVLDNVRVPKENLLGTQGNGFRQFLVTLDGGRIGIGAMAVGIAQAAFDRALRYSKERKQFGKTLSEFQITQFKLADMAMKIELARNMVHKAAWLKDQGRPFSKEASMCKLYASEIAMEVASEAIQIHGGYGYMKEYEVERYMRDAKLLEIGEGTSEVQRMVIARLIGC, encoded by the coding sequence TTGAATTTCGATTTGACAGAAGAACAACAGATGATTAAAAAAATGATTCGGGAATTCGCAGATGAAGTTGTTGCACCAGGTGCAATCGACCGCGACCGGACAAAAGAATTTCCAGTACAGGTGTTTAAACAGCTCTCCGAAATGGGAATGATGGGTTTACCGTTTTCTGAGGAATATGGGGGCGGAGGAGCCGACACAGTAAGTTTCGCAATTGTTACGGAAGAACTGAGCCGGGCATGTGCATCAACAGGAATTACATATTCGGCGCATATTTCTTTGGGAGGGGCACCGCTCAACCTATTTGGCACTGAAGAACAGAAACAGAGGTATTTGACGCCAATTTGTACAGGGGAATCATTAGGCGCATTTGGATTGACAGAATCGAATGCGGGCTCGGATGCGGGGGGGACGCAAACGACAGCAAAAGAAGACGGGGACGATTATGTCATCACCGGTTCTAAAGTGTTTATCACGAATGCGAGCTATGCCAAGCACCTTGCAATTACTGCTATCACTGGGAATGAAGACGGAAAGAAAGAAATTAGTGCAATAATCGTTCCGACTGATGCAGAAGGCTTCACGGTTATTGATAACTATGAAAAAATGGGGCTAAATGCTTCTAATACGACAGAACTTGTGCTTGACAACGTCCGAGTACCAAAAGAGAACCTGTTAGGGACTCAAGGTAACGGTTTCCGACAATTCCTCGTAACGTTAGACGGTGGACGTATTGGGATCGGTGCTATGGCAGTAGGAATCGCTCAGGCGGCATTTGACCGGGCACTCCGCTACTCTAAAGAACGTAAGCAATTTGGCAAAACTCTTTCTGAATTCCAAATAACACAATTTAAGCTGGCAGATATGGCGATGAAAATTGAGCTTGCACGCAATATGGTCCATAAAGCAGCATGGCTGAAAGATCAAGGGCGTCCATTCTCGAAAGAAGCTTCCATGTGTAAACTATATGCATCGGAAATTGCTATGGAAGTAGCGAGTGAAGCAATCCAGATTCATGGCGGGTATGGCTATATGAAAGAATATGAAGTCGAACGCTATATGAGGGATGCCAAGCTTCTTGAAATTGGAGAAGGAACTTCGGAAGTCCAAAGAATGGTCATTGCCAGACTAATTGGCTGTTAA
- a CDS encoding 4-hydroxy-3-methylbut-2-enyl diphosphate reductase, producing MKVLKITPRGYCYGVVDAMIIARNAALDKTLPRPIYILGMIVHNKHVTDAFEEDGIITIDGENRLEILEKVETGTVIFTAHGVSPEVRELAKRKGLVSIDATCPDVTVTHDLIGEKTAEGYDIIYIGKKYHPEPEGAIGVAPHAVHLIETIKDVENLTVQNPKLLVTNQTTMSQWDVVHIMDALKLKYPHIEVHKEICLATQVRQEAVAQHAGESDLLIVVGDPKSNNSNRLTQVSVEIANTPSYRISDLSELDVKWLEGVETVSVTAGASTPTLIVREVIAFLEKFDPEDTSTHLPERKFLVEKILPKIKNPTPVIRIEPYTTT from the coding sequence ATGAAAGTATTAAAGATTACCCCTAGAGGTTATTGCTATGGGGTTGTCGATGCAATGATCATCGCAAGAAATGCGGCACTCGACAAAACATTGCCGAGACCCATTTATATATTGGGAATGATTGTCCATAACAAACATGTTACAGATGCGTTTGAAGAAGATGGCATCATCACGATTGATGGTGAAAATCGTCTAGAAATTCTTGAAAAAGTTGAGACGGGTACAGTGATTTTCACAGCACATGGTGTTTCTCCTGAAGTGCGGGAGCTTGCGAAAAGAAAAGGCCTTGTATCGATTGATGCAACTTGTCCTGATGTAACTGTCACCCATGACTTGATTGGGGAAAAAACTGCAGAAGGCTACGACATCATTTACATCGGAAAAAAATATCATCCAGAACCAGAAGGTGCAATCGGTGTGGCACCTCACGCGGTCCATTTGATAGAAACGATTAAGGATGTCGAAAATCTTACTGTACAGAACCCTAAATTGCTTGTCACAAACCAAACAACAATGAGCCAATGGGATGTTGTTCACATTATGGACGCACTTAAACTGAAATATCCACATATCGAAGTTCATAAGGAAATTTGTCTTGCTACTCAAGTAAGGCAGGAGGCCGTCGCACAGCATGCCGGGGAATCAGACCTTCTTATCGTCGTAGGAGATCCGAAGAGCAACAACTCGAATCGCCTGACACAAGTCTCTGTCGAAATTGCCAACACTCCATCATACCGAATCTCGGATCTTTCGGAACTCGATGTGAAGTGGTTGGAAGGTGTTGAAACTGTCTCTGTCACTGCGGGTGCTTCGACACCAACTTTGATTGTTCGTGAAGTAATTGCTTTCCTTGAGAAGTTCGATCCTGAAGATACTTCTACACATCTTCCAGAACGGAAATTCCTAGTAGAAAAAATTCTACCTAAAATTAAAAACCCTACACCTGTGATACGAATTGAACCGTACACAACAACTTAA
- the rpoD gene encoding RNA polymerase sigma factor RpoD, with protein sequence MSKKEQTEDMEIEMTVEEVKANLLEAGKKTGELTLDEVTEKLSVFEMEPEQFEEFLDLIEVQGIEMDRKADEEAGDEGKVVAEEKFDLNDLSVPPGVKINDPVRMYLKEIGRVDLLTGAEEVELAIRILDGDEEAKKRLAEANLRLVVSIAKRYVGRGMLFLDLIQEGNMGLIKAVEKFDHTKGFKFSTYATWWIRQAITRAIADQARTIRIPVHMVETINKLIRVQRQLLQDLGREPSPEEIGEEMDLTAEKVREILKIAQEPVSLETPIGEEDDSHLGDFIEDSEAQSPSDHAAYELLKEQLEDVLDTLTDREENVLRLRFGLDDGRTRTLEEVGKVFGVTRERIRQIEAKALRKLRHPSRSKRLKDFLE encoded by the coding sequence ATGAGCAAAAAAGAGCAAACAGAAGATATGGAAATTGAAATGACTGTTGAAGAAGTGAAGGCAAACCTGTTGGAGGCCGGAAAGAAAACAGGTGAACTTACGCTCGATGAGGTAACTGAGAAGTTATCTGTGTTTGAAATGGAACCTGAACAGTTCGAAGAATTCCTTGATTTGATTGAAGTACAAGGAATTGAAATGGACCGCAAAGCCGATGAAGAAGCCGGCGATGAGGGGAAAGTAGTGGCAGAAGAAAAGTTCGATTTGAATGACCTCAGTGTCCCACCAGGTGTTAAAATCAACGATCCTGTAAGAATGTACTTGAAAGAAATTGGGCGTGTTGATTTACTGACAGGTGCGGAGGAAGTTGAACTTGCAATTCGCATCCTGGATGGCGATGAAGAGGCGAAAAAGAGGCTTGCAGAAGCCAACTTGCGTCTAGTCGTAAGTATTGCAAAACGGTATGTCGGACGTGGCATGCTGTTCCTTGATTTAATTCAAGAAGGAAACATGGGGCTCATTAAAGCAGTCGAGAAATTCGACCATACGAAAGGCTTCAAGTTCAGTACGTACGCAACGTGGTGGATACGTCAGGCAATCACCCGTGCAATCGCGGACCAAGCCCGTACAATCCGGATTCCAGTTCATATGGTTGAAACCATCAATAAGTTGATTCGTGTTCAGCGTCAATTACTACAGGATCTTGGTCGTGAACCATCTCCAGAGGAAATTGGAGAAGAAATGGATTTAACTGCTGAAAAAGTACGTGAAATCCTAAAAATTGCACAAGAACCTGTATCACTTGAAACGCCAATTGGGGAAGAAGATGATTCTCACCTCGGTGACTTCATAGAAGACTCAGAGGCTCAGTCACCGTCTGATCATGCAGCATATGAGTTATTGAAAGAACAACTGGAAGACGTACTCGATACGTTGACAGACAGGGAAGAAAACGTGCTTCGTCTGCGTTTTGGTCTTGATGATGGTCGTACAAGAACACTTGAAGAAGTCGGTAAAGTGTTTGGCGTAACCCGTGAACGAATTCGTCAAATCGAGGCAAAAGCATTACGCAAACTGCGTCACCCATCTAGAAGTAAACGACTAAAAGACTTTCTTGAATAA
- a CDS encoding Nif3-like dinuclear metal center hexameric protein, with translation MKKVNGHEIIALFEKWSPKRFAMDGDPVGLHIGQLNRTVENVLVTLDVNEEVVDEAIRKGANLIIAHHPPIFRPLKSLLTDTPQGSMIEKCIKNDIAVYAAHTNLDVAPGGVNDMLAEKLGLVDTKIVESTHSESLYKLVVFSPVTHADDIRQTLEKAGAGAIGDYVGCSFSASGIGRFTPVEGAEPFIGEMGKSEAVEEERIEVVVPGPIRSKVLKAMLEVHPYEEPAYDLVVLDQQSTDYGLGRVGKLLEKTTLGQFAELVKKAFDVPALRFVGDPNKQIRKVAVLGGDGNKYIGAAKRSGADVLVTGDLYYHVAHDAEAMGIAVIDPGHNIEKVMIEGVADYMQAACAQASYNVSFIESEIVTEPFTFI, from the coding sequence GTGAAAAAAGTGAATGGTCATGAAATTATTGCGCTTTTTGAAAAGTGGTCCCCAAAACGATTTGCAATGGATGGAGATCCAGTCGGTCTTCATATCGGACAATTGAATCGAACTGTAGAAAATGTGCTTGTTACATTGGATGTCAATGAAGAAGTAGTTGATGAGGCGATTCGAAAAGGTGCCAACCTTATTATCGCGCACCATCCACCAATCTTCAGGCCGTTGAAAAGCCTATTAACAGACACGCCGCAAGGTAGCATGATCGAAAAGTGCATTAAAAATGATATAGCTGTCTATGCGGCACATACAAATCTTGACGTTGCACCGGGCGGAGTCAATGATATGCTCGCTGAAAAACTTGGTTTGGTTGACACGAAAATAGTTGAGTCGACGCATTCTGAGTCACTTTATAAACTGGTTGTCTTCAGCCCAGTAACACATGCGGATGACATTAGACAAACTCTGGAAAAAGCGGGTGCTGGTGCAATTGGCGATTATGTCGGATGCAGTTTTAGCGCATCAGGTATTGGGCGTTTCACACCTGTCGAGGGGGCTGAGCCGTTTATTGGTGAAATGGGTAAAAGTGAGGCGGTTGAAGAGGAAAGAATCGAAGTGGTTGTCCCTGGACCTATTCGCAGTAAGGTACTAAAAGCGATGTTAGAAGTCCATCCATACGAAGAACCTGCGTATGATTTAGTCGTTCTTGATCAACAGTCAACTGACTATGGTCTTGGTCGTGTTGGGAAACTTTTAGAAAAGACAACGCTTGGACAATTTGCGGAACTTGTAAAAAAAGCTTTTGATGTCCCGGCACTTCGATTTGTGGGTGATCCAAACAAGCAGATTCGAAAAGTTGCTGTCTTGGGCGGAGATGGGAATAAATATATAGGAGCTGCTAAACGAAGCGGAGCGGATGTTCTGGTAACCGGGGATTTGTATTACCATGTTGCACATGACGCAGAAGCGATGGGTATTGCTGTCATTGACCCGGGGCACAATATTGAGAAAGTGATGATTGAAGGTGTTGCAGACTATATGCAGGCAGCTTGCGCGCAGGCTAGCTATAATGTCTCGTTTATCGAATCGGAAATTGTCACAGAACCGTTTACTTTCATTTGA
- the vrrA gene encoding VrrA/YqfQ family protein has protein sequence MRYESFYPFARQQPPPAPMGQMNFGPPPQMGQLQAPIQPFMNGPQNDPFGGPMGGPQNNPLGAQMNGPQNNPLGGGPMGGPGEQPIPSKMESYMQTANQFLNTAQQFAPVVQQFAPMVQNLPAMWRLYKGFQSLPVAGAASLPTSGAVAARSVANVTSGLSAPRIFQPPIR, from the coding sequence ATGAGATATGAATCCTTTTATCCATTCGCGCGACAACAACCGCCACCGGCTCCAATGGGACAAATGAACTTCGGACCACCTCCTCAAATGGGGCAATTGCAGGCACCTATACAACCATTCATGAATGGTCCACAGAACGATCCATTTGGTGGCCCTATGGGGGGTCCACAGAACAATCCATTAGGTGCTCAAATGAATGGCCCGCAGAACAATCCATTAGGTGGTGGCCCTATGGGTGGTCCAGGAGAGCAACCAATTCCATCAAAAATGGAATCGTATATGCAAACGGCAAACCAATTCTTAAACACAGCCCAGCAATTCGCTCCTGTGGTCCAACAATTCGCGCCAATGGTTCAAAACTTGCCCGCAATGTGGAGATTGTACAAAGGCTTTCAATCACTTCCGGTAGCCGGTGCCGCTAGTTTACCTACAAGTGGAGCAGTTGCCGCACGGTCAGTTGCTAATGTCACTTCCGGACTGTCAGCCCCCCGTATTTTTCAGCCGCCCATCCGATAA
- a CDS encoding glycine--tRNA ligase has protein sequence MMSMEQVVNLAKQRGFVFPGSDIYGGLANTWDYGPLGIELKNNIKKAWWQKFIQESPYNVGLDAAILMNPKVWEASGHIGNFNDPMIDCKKCNTRHRADKLIEDALDAKGIEMVVDGLSFDKMAELINEHNVVCPTCSAMDYTDIRQFNLMFKTSQGVTDSSANEIFLRPETAQGIFVNFKNVQRSMRKKMPFGIGQIGKSFRNEITPGNFTFRTREFEQMELEFFCKPGEDMEWYAFWREFSKQWLLNLGLTEGNMRLREHDEDELSHYSKGTVDIEYKFPFGWGELWGIANRTDFDLKRHMEHSGEDFNYLDPITNEKFVPYCIEPSLGADRVTLAFLCDAFDEEELEGDDKRTVLRFHPALAPVKAAILPLSKKLAEGADEVYAELRKHFNVQYDDAQSIGRRYRRQDEIGTPFCITYDFDSEEDRQVTVRHRDSMEQTRMPISEVKDYIAKQLEF, from the coding sequence ATTATGTCAATGGAACAAGTCGTTAACTTAGCAAAGCAAAGAGGTTTTGTTTTCCCAGGCTCTGATATTTACGGAGGTCTTGCAAATACGTGGGATTATGGCCCACTTGGGATTGAATTAAAAAATAATATCAAAAAAGCTTGGTGGCAGAAATTCATTCAAGAATCGCCGTATAACGTCGGTCTTGACGCGGCTATCCTCATGAACCCGAAAGTATGGGAAGCTTCAGGTCATATCGGAAACTTCAACGATCCGATGATTGACTGTAAAAAATGTAACACACGTCATCGTGCTGACAAACTAATTGAAGATGCACTTGATGCAAAAGGTATCGAAATGGTTGTCGATGGTCTATCTTTCGATAAAATGGCAGAACTTATCAACGAACATAACGTTGTCTGCCCTACTTGTAGCGCTATGGACTATACAGATATTCGTCAGTTCAACTTAATGTTTAAAACATCACAAGGTGTTACAGATTCATCAGCGAATGAAATTTTCCTTCGCCCTGAAACTGCACAAGGTATCTTCGTAAACTTCAAAAACGTACAGCGTTCGATGAGAAAGAAAATGCCATTTGGTATTGGACAAATCGGAAAAAGCTTCCGGAATGAAATTACACCTGGAAACTTCACATTCCGTACGCGTGAGTTCGAACAGATGGAACTTGAATTCTTCTGTAAGCCTGGCGAAGATATGGAATGGTATGCTTTCTGGCGTGAATTCTCAAAGCAATGGTTATTGAACCTTGGTTTGACAGAAGGCAATATGCGCTTACGTGAACACGATGAAGACGAACTTTCGCATTACTCAAAAGGAACTGTTGACATCGAGTACAAATTCCCGTTTGGTTGGGGTGAACTATGGGGCATTGCGAACCGTACTGATTTCGATTTGAAACGTCATATGGAACATTCCGGTGAGGATTTCAACTACCTAGACCCTATCACAAACGAGAAATTTGTACCTTATTGTATCGAACCTTCACTTGGTGCGGACCGTGTGACACTTGCGTTCCTATGCGATGCATTTGATGAAGAAGAGCTAGAAGGCGACGACAAACGTACTGTTCTTCGTTTCCACCCAGCGCTTGCACCGGTAAAAGCTGCGATTCTGCCATTATCGAAAAAACTCGCGGAAGGCGCAGATGAAGTCTATGCGGAACTGCGTAAACATTTCAACGTTCAATACGATGATGCACAATCAATCGGTAGACGCTACCGTCGTCAAGATGAAATTGGAACACCATTCTGTATTACGTATGATTTTGATTCCGAAGAAGATCGTCAAGTGACAGTTCGTCACCGCGATTCAATGGAACAAACACGTATGCCTATTTCAGAAGTGAAAGATTATATTGCAAAACAACTTGAATTTTAA
- a CDS encoding helix-turn-helix transcriptional regulator gives MELNKRQTEIFEIVKADGPITGEQIAERLKLARATIRPDLAILTMAGFLDARPRVGYFYSGKRPAQSVADSMTGMRVRDFQSIPVVVEENISVYDAICQMFLEDVGTLFVVDQSSFLTGVLSRKDLLRTSLGNNELEKIPVHVIMTRMPNITYCDKQDTLLHAAKKMIDQQIDSLPVVVDNGEGLEVVGRVTKTNITAAFLSLADDHEL, from the coding sequence ATGGAACTGAATAAGCGTCAGACGGAAATCTTTGAAATCGTTAAAGCAGATGGCCCAATTACTGGCGAACAGATCGCGGAGCGGCTTAAGCTAGCGAGGGCTACAATCCGTCCTGACTTAGCTATTTTAACAATGGCTGGCTTTTTGGATGCAAGACCTCGAGTAGGCTATTTTTATTCGGGAAAAAGACCTGCCCAATCAGTTGCTGACAGTATGACCGGCATGAGGGTGCGTGATTTTCAGTCAATTCCGGTCGTTGTGGAAGAAAATATTTCGGTTTATGATGCAATTTGTCAAATGTTCCTAGAAGATGTTGGGACATTATTCGTCGTCGATCAATCTTCATTTCTTACCGGAGTTCTTTCGAGGAAAGACTTACTAAGAACGAGTCTTGGGAACAATGAATTGGAGAAAATTCCGGTCCATGTCATTATGACGAGAATGCCAAATATTACGTATTGTGATAAGCAGGATACGCTCCTTCATGCGGCGAAGAAAATGATAGACCAGCAAATTGATTCGCTACCTGTTGTCGTTGACAATGGGGAAGGGCTTGAAGTTGTTGGTAGGGTAACCAAAACCAATATTACTGCAGCCTTCCTATCACTTGCGGATGATCACGAATTATGA
- a CDS encoding pyruvate, water dikinase regulatory protein, producing MKKLILFIVSDSVGETADLVAKAAASQFRQGLETVLIKRFSHVEDESQLDEIVYLAKQQNAIIIYTLVKSAMCQKLKQECRIKEIQCIDLLGPIIERIGMELGEKPLEEPGLVRQLDEDYFKKIEAIEFAVKYDDGRDPRGILRADIVLVGVSRTSKTPLSQYLAHKRFKVANVPLVPEVEPPEELFMIDPAKCYGLVISAEKLNFIRRERLIALGLKDDANYARVERIEAEITHFNNVVSKIGCNVIDVTNRAVEETANVILSELTNRHS from the coding sequence ATGAAGAAGCTAATTTTGTTCATCGTTTCTGACTCAGTCGGTGAAACGGCCGACCTTGTTGCAAAAGCAGCGGCAAGTCAATTCAGACAAGGGCTAGAAACCGTATTAATTAAAAGGTTTTCACATGTAGAGGATGAATCGCAACTTGATGAAATCGTCTATTTAGCGAAACAGCAAAATGCAATCATTATCTATACGCTTGTGAAAAGTGCAATGTGTCAAAAACTAAAGCAAGAATGTCGAATTAAAGAAATTCAGTGCATCGATCTCCTTGGGCCAATTATCGAACGGATAGGTATGGAACTTGGTGAAAAGCCATTAGAAGAACCTGGACTTGTGCGGCAACTTGATGAAGATTATTTCAAAAAAATTGAAGCAATTGAATTCGCCGTTAAATATGACGATGGTAGGGATCCGCGAGGTATTTTGAGAGCAGATATTGTTCTAGTAGGTGTTTCAAGAACGTCGAAAACACCCTTATCGCAGTACCTTGCACATAAACGTTTTAAAGTGGCGAATGTTCCACTAGTACCTGAAGTCGAGCCGCCGGAAGAACTATTTATGATTGACCCAGCTAAATGTTACGGACTTGTTATCTCTGCGGAAAAACTAAACTTCATCCGCAGAGAACGTCTCATCGCACTTGGTTTAAAAGATGATGCGAATTATGCGCGAGTTGAGCGGATTGAAGCTGAAATTACGCATTTTAATAATGTCGTCTCGAAAATCGGTTGCAATGTTATCGATGTAACAAACCGGGCTGTAGAGGAAACTGCAAATGTTATACTAAGTGAGCTTACGAATCGTCATTCGTAA
- the cccA gene encoding cytochrome c550 codes for MGKNPIIPYILIFALGIGLIFFMSLYGLEQKSEIAEQGEEGVTEEAPSSAEFDAEAVAQGKCIGCHGGDLTGGMGPGLVGTKLSKDEIKNIIKDGTDGGMPAGLVSDDAELDAMADYILSLK; via the coding sequence ATGGGAAAAAATCCAATAATTCCTTATATTCTTATTTTTGCGCTTGGAATCGGTCTTATTTTCTTCATGTCCCTTTATGGACTTGAACAGAAAAGTGAAATCGCTGAACAAGGCGAAGAGGGGGTAACTGAAGAAGCTCCAAGTTCTGCGGAATTTGATGCTGAAGCAGTTGCTCAAGGGAAATGTATCGGCTGTCACGGTGGAGACCTTACAGGCGGAATGGGACCAGGACTGGTTGGAACTAAACTGTCTAAGGATGAAATTAAAAACATCATAAAAGACGGTACTGATGGCGGAATGCCAGCAGGACTCGTTTCGGATGATGCCGAGCTTGACGCTATGGCAGATTATATTTTATCACTTAAATAA
- a CDS encoding tRNA (adenine(22)-N(1))-methyltransferase — translation MNSERLSNRLKAVASFVDEGAVVADIGSDHAYLPCFLIHTKKVKRAVAGEVAKGPFESAVKNVRREGFSDAITVRLADGLFAIEENDAVDTVTIAGMGGPLIATILESGKDLLSQVKRIIAQPNIYSRAIREWAVSNGWKIIKEHILKEDGKIYEIIVMEKGQAVYEELELMAGPLLLTSKTDVFIEKWESELSEWNRVLDSLEKTIETEAIKTKKVQLALHIALVRKVLTT, via the coding sequence TTGAATTCCGAACGATTATCTAACAGATTGAAGGCGGTTGCTTCTTTCGTTGACGAGGGTGCAGTCGTTGCAGATATCGGCAGCGACCATGCTTATTTGCCATGTTTCCTCATTCATACAAAGAAAGTGAAGAGGGCAGTCGCAGGAGAAGTAGCCAAAGGGCCATTTGAGTCTGCGGTTAAAAATGTGAGACGTGAAGGTTTTTCCGATGCGATTACCGTGCGATTGGCAGATGGTTTATTCGCTATTGAAGAAAATGATGCTGTCGATACGGTGACAATCGCGGGGATGGGTGGACCGCTCATCGCTACAATTTTGGAGAGCGGAAAAGACCTTCTTTCTCAAGTGAAGCGAATCATCGCACAACCGAATATATATTCTAGAGCAATCCGAGAATGGGCAGTTTCTAACGGTTGGAAAATAATAAAAGAACACATTTTGAAAGAAGACGGCAAAATATATGAAATTATCGTGATGGAAAAAGGGCAAGCGGTCTATGAGGAACTAGAATTAATGGCAGGACCTTTGTTATTGACTTCAAAAACCGATGTATTCATTGAAAAGTGGGAAAGTGAATTGTCGGAATGGAATCGCGTACTTGATTCCCTCGAAAAAACAATTGAAACAGAGGCAATAAAAACGAAAAAAGTACAGTTGGCACTTCATATTGCGTTAGTTAGGAAGGTGTTGACAACGTGA